Proteins from a single region of Nitrospirota bacterium:
- a CDS encoding universal stress protein yields the protein MGRYRKLLVAVDGSETSIHALKESFKLAVNEGSWITVVSVVPPYTGDLDLTGVRDVMASIRKPCEDALSKAEEAARTEKALIKTVCEEGEPYEKIVNLAETNNCDLIIMGRRGLRRLERALMGSVTARVIGYTRNDILVIPRDTFVGWQNILVATDGSKYSRAAIEKAIDFAKSYGGELNILSVIDVPAEFYAEAPEVADDLIRKAKGYVEEARKLAEASGIKTAIFVREDVAYEAITALAKKQKVDTIILGSHGRTGLKRLLMGSVTEKVIGHAPCPVLVVKP from the coding sequence TTGGGGAGATACAGAAAACTGCTTGTTGCCGTTGACGGCTCTGAAACAAGCATCCATGCGCTGAAAGAATCCTTCAAGCTTGCTGTGAATGAAGGAAGCTGGATAACTGTCGTGTCTGTTGTTCCGCCTTACACCGGAGACCTTGATTTAACCGGGGTTAGAGATGTCATGGCATCCATAAGAAAACCATGCGAAGATGCCCTTTCAAAGGCTGAAGAGGCGGCAAGGACTGAAAAAGCTTTGATAAAAACAGTCTGTGAGGAAGGCGAGCCATATGAAAAGATTGTTAACCTTGCAGAAACTAACAACTGCGACCTGATAATAATGGGAAGGCGCGGACTGCGCCGGCTTGAAAGAGCGCTTATGGGAAGCGTAACCGCAAGAGTAATCGGCTACACCCGCAATGACATCCTTGTTATTCCGAGAGACACCTTTGTGGGCTGGCAGAACATCCTTGTTGCCACTGACGGCTCAAAATACAGCAGGGCTGCAATTGAAAAAGCAATTGACTTCGCTAAATCATACGGCGGGGAACTGAATATCCTGTCTGTTATAGACGTCCCCGCAGAATTTTATGCTGAGGCCCCTGAGGTTGCAGATGACTTAATCAGGAAAGCAAAAGGATATGTGGAGGAGGCCCGCAAACTGGCTGAGGCATCCGGCATAAAAACAGCGATTTTTGTTCGTGAAGACGTGGCATACGAGGCAATTACCGCCCTTGCAAAAAAACAAAAAGTTGACACAATAATCCTCGGCTCACACGGGCGGACAGGATTAAAGAGACTCCTCATGGGAAGCGTTACAGAAAAAGTTATAGGGCACGCTCCCTGCCCTGTGCTTGTAGTCAAACCATAA
- a CDS encoding sulfite exporter TauE/SafE family protein, which produces MHDMVKEAANFINLDVMTVAYLFIVGFVGGLVSGFIGSGGAFVLTPAMMSLGVPGLVAVASNMCHKFPKALIGALKRAKYGQVDVKLGIVLGISAEAGVLYGAQIQENIKKNFGDAGSNLYVSAAFVVILAIVGSFVLLDAWKTYKSGNTNEEEKLTKLARRVQSINIPGTMVYFKSLNAKVSVLFTIPLGFATGMLAATIAVGGFIGVPSMIYVLGAPSLMASATELVIAFVMGLGGSLKYAMHGLVDIRLAMIILAGSLFGIQLGAIGTTYVKPHMIKVVMGLIMVIVLFSRALMVPVYLSQLGLIQTLSDALTKTLKNVSFGIMIFALVLGAFIVLKAMWQGRRVERLQHAGAALEHGKV; this is translated from the coding sequence ATGCATGATATGGTCAAGGAGGCAGCTAATTTCATCAATCTTGATGTAATGACTGTTGCCTACCTGTTTATTGTAGGATTTGTCGGAGGTCTTGTAAGCGGATTTATCGGCTCAGGCGGCGCATTTGTGCTTACACCCGCCATGATGAGCCTTGGAGTGCCCGGACTCGTGGCAGTCGCAAGCAATATGTGCCACAAATTTCCCAAGGCCCTCATCGGTGCGCTTAAACGCGCAAAATACGGGCAGGTTGATGTAAAACTCGGCATCGTACTTGGAATATCTGCAGAAGCAGGCGTCCTTTACGGCGCGCAGATACAGGAAAATATAAAGAAAAATTTCGGCGATGCAGGGTCCAACCTCTATGTCAGCGCGGCATTTGTAGTAATTCTTGCAATTGTGGGCAGTTTTGTATTACTGGATGCATGGAAAACTTACAAATCTGGAAACACCAATGAAGAAGAAAAACTCACAAAACTTGCGCGCCGGGTGCAATCCATAAATATTCCGGGTACAATGGTTTACTTTAAGAGTCTGAATGCAAAGGTTTCAGTGCTCTTCACGATTCCACTCGGTTTTGCAACCGGAATGCTTGCAGCAACCATTGCAGTAGGCGGTTTTATCGGTGTCCCTTCAATGATTTATGTTCTCGGGGCGCCCAGCCTGATGGCTTCAGCCACAGAACTTGTAATTGCGTTTGTCATGGGATTAGGCGGTTCATTAAAATACGCAATGCACGGACTGGTTGACATACGCCTCGCCATGATTATCCTTGCCGGTTCTTTATTCGGCATTCAGCTTGGCGCAATAGGCACAACCTATGTTAAACCTCATATGATAAAGGTAGTAATGGGATTAATCATGGTTATCGTCCTTTTCAGCCGCGCCCTTATGGTCCCTGTTTATCTGTCCCAGCTTGGCCTGATACAAACACTTAGCGATGCTTTAACAAAGACATTAAAAAATGTAAGTTTTGGTATAATGATTTTCGCCCTTGTACTCGGCGCCTTTATAGTCCTTAAAGCCATGTGGCAGGGACGCAGGGTTGAGAGGCTTCAGCATGCAGGAGCGGCTTTAGAGCACGGAAAGGTGTAG
- a CDS encoding sigma-54-dependent Fis family transcriptional regulator: MNLNILIAEDEEITLKHLKYALEKEGYAVTGVKNGIEAFNKLEKEEFDILIADIKMPGMDGITLLGKVKDNYPATDVIIITGFGSIESAVEAMKKGAFDYITKPFNLDELSLKIKKIQEKKTLQKENIALKVSLGIGRDYPFIAKSRVIKRVVEIVNSITNSDCNVLLTGESGTGKGLIAKLIHYTGPRKEKPFLAVNCAIFTEELLASELFGHEKGAFTGAVATKQGLIEIANTGTLFLDEIAEMSTALQAKLLKVIEDKEFLRVGGTRQIKVDVRFIAATNQNINTLVSDGKFREDLFYRLNVMDIHIPPLRERREDIVPLSNHFLEKHSKKVNKKISGFGKEAIDMLMAYNFPGNVRELENIIERALILEKTSRIMPESLPQSIKLFQVETITPKKIKTIDEINKEYAEKVLEFVENNRAKAADLLGISRTSLWRILKK; the protein is encoded by the coding sequence ATGAACCTTAATATCCTGATTGCAGAAGACGAAGAGATAACACTAAAACACCTTAAGTATGCTCTGGAAAAAGAGGGCTATGCCGTAACAGGCGTAAAAAACGGCATTGAAGCCTTCAATAAACTTGAGAAAGAGGAGTTTGACATTCTCATTGCCGACATAAAAATGCCCGGCATGGACGGCATAACGCTTCTCGGCAAGGTAAAAGACAACTATCCCGCCACTGATGTAATAATAATCACAGGTTTTGGCAGTATTGAATCTGCGGTTGAGGCAATGAAAAAAGGCGCATTTGACTACATCACCAAGCCCTTTAATCTGGATGAGCTGAGCCTTAAAATCAAAAAAATTCAGGAAAAAAAAACCTTACAAAAAGAAAACATAGCCCTTAAAGTTTCTCTGGGGATAGGCAGGGATTACCCTTTCATAGCAAAAAGCAGGGTGATAAAAAGGGTGGTAGAGATTGTAAACAGCATAACAAATTCTGACTGCAATGTCTTGCTGACCGGAGAGAGCGGCACAGGCAAAGGGCTTATAGCAAAGCTCATCCACTACACAGGTCCCCGCAAAGAAAAACCTTTTTTGGCGGTAAATTGCGCAATCTTTACGGAAGAACTTCTTGCAAGCGAACTTTTCGGACATGAAAAAGGGGCCTTCACCGGCGCCGTCGCCACTAAACAGGGACTTATTGAAATTGCAAACACCGGCACATTATTTCTTGATGAGATAGCGGAGATGTCAACAGCCCTGCAGGCAAAACTGCTTAAGGTAATTGAGGATAAAGAATTCCTGCGCGTAGGCGGCACAAGGCAAATCAAGGTTGACGTAAGGTTCATTGCCGCAACAAATCAGAATATCAATACGCTCGTATCCGACGGAAAGTTCAGAGAGGATTTATTTTACAGGCTCAATGTCATGGATATTCATATACCTCCGCTACGGGAAAGAAGGGAAGATATTGTCCCGCTCAGCAATCATTTTTTAGAAAAACATTCTAAAAAGGTAAATAAAAAGATAAGCGGTTTCGGCAAAGAAGCGATAGATATGCTCATGGCATATAATTTTCCGGGCAATGTCAGGGAGCTTGAAAATATTATTGAGCGGGCCCTTATTCTGGAGAAAACCTCCCGTATAATGCCTGAGAGCCTTCCCCAGAGCATAAAGTTATTTCAGGTTGAAACAATCACCCCTAAAAAAATAAAAACAATTGACGAGATAAATAAAGAATATGCAGAAAAAGTGCTTGAGTTTGTGGAGAACAACAGAGCAAAAGCGGCTGACCTTCTGGGCATCTCAAGGACAAGCCTCTGGCGGATACTTAAAAAGTAA